A single Lycorma delicatula isolate Av1 chromosome 12, ASM4794821v1, whole genome shotgun sequence DNA region contains:
- the LOC142333376 gene encoding uncharacterized protein LOC142333376 — MNKSSFKPENNTYRALKLQTNKNVLLSTAVCNTVDKHGNYQTCRVLLDSGSQANLCTMEFARKLGLTLTKNRPISGFNNLLCQSNYSVTVKLYSRYENFTLDIVCAVLPNLTDNLPAESFYSSHLNLPENLFLADPNFNISSNIDVLLGAQYFLNLILPNKFVRNQHFPLIQETRLGYILAGNLPLNVTRNNSVSSFFIRNDNKLLSSQIEKFWEVEEPILVKQTSHDNSICERNFIENTIRNKDGKSIVTLPRKSDNIKLGDSLNNAKNRFLSLERKLIQDPSFKKGYSNFINEYIDLGHMSELNSKDLLISDSEIFLSTSSYCFQGNKLNNQTKSCV, encoded by the coding sequence ATGAATAAATCTAGCTTTAAACCTGAAAATAATACTTATCgtgcattaaaattacaaacaaacaaaaatgttttattgtctaCTGCTGTGTGCAATACTGTGGACAAACATGGAAATTATCAGACATGTAGAGTGTTGCTTGATTCAGGCAGTCAAGCCAATCTCTGCACAATGGAATTTGCTCGTAAACTTGGGCTAACCTTAACAAAAAATCGTCCAATTTCTGGATTTAATAACTTGTTATGTCAATCAAATTACAGTGTCACAGTTAAACTATACTCTCGCTATGAAAACTTTACATTAGACATTGTTTGTGCTGTATTACCGAACCTAACTGACAATCTTCCTGCTGAATCATTTTATTCATCTCATCTTAATTTACCTGAAAACTTATTTCTTGCGGACCCAAACTTTAACATTTCTTCAAATATTGATGTCCTTTTAGGTGCACAGTACTTCCTAAACCTTATTCTGCCGAATAAATTTGTACGTAACCAGCATTTTCCCTTGATACAAGAAACAAGACTAGGATATATATTAGCTGGAAACCTTCCTTTAAATGTTACACGCAACAATTCTGTTTCTTCCTTTTTCATTCGTAATGACAATAAACTTCTTTCATCACAGATAGAAAAATTCTGGGAGGTAGAAGAACCTATTTTAGTCAAACAAACCTCTCATGATAATTCAATATGTGAAaggaatttcatagaaaatacaattagaaataagGATGGTAAATCTATAGTTACGTTACCTCGTAAATCAGATAACATCAAACTTGGTGATTCTCTTAATAAcgcaaaaaatagatttttgtcttTAGAACGTAAGCTTATTCAAGACCCTAGTTTTAAGAAGGGatactctaattttattaatgaatatatagaCCTAGGTCATATGTCTGAACTTAATTCAAAGGATTTATTGATATCTgactcagaaatttttttatctacctcATCATACTGTTTTCAAGGAAACAAGCTTAACAACCAAACTAAGAGTTGTGTTTGA